In Atribacterota bacterium, one genomic interval encodes:
- a CDS encoding LptA/OstA family protein, translating to MKKWFFFLVIVSYALWCVSGGLAEEKSQSPAVVIRTPSAEYDEKSGKITAQNSIVEWQGIKVTCPFIEVDTKTQEVRSSGDIGITWEDFNAKAQSLFYRRADNVLTMDNVSGGNAELKFTAQKMNLDFVRGVIRFSEAPSFQTKDVVLRAQEVEYSLKGKAWWAKKVNLERGDWRGQAQKAHYSPLEQYVLLEGKAEVFKGENVLRGERIRLDLNTGQVRIEGDVEINILP from the coding sequence ATGAAAAAATGGTTTTTTTTCTTGGTGATTGTGAGTTACGCATTGTGGTGTGTTTCTGGAGGGCTTGCTGAGGAAAAAAGCCAGAGCCCTGCAGTGGTGATTCGTACCCCGTCAGCTGAGTACGATGAAAAGAGTGGGAAAATTACTGCTCAGAACTCAATCGTGGAGTGGCAGGGGATAAAGGTCACCTGCCCTTTTATTGAAGTTGATACAAAAACTCAAGAGGTGCGCAGCAGTGGGGACATTGGTATTACCTGGGAAGACTTTAATGCCAAAGCACAAAGTCTTTTCTATCGGCGTGCAGATAATGTGCTTACTATGGATAACGTATCCGGGGGTAATGCAGAACTCAAGTTCACGGCTCAAAAAATGAATCTCGATTTTGTGCGGGGGGTGATTCGATTTTCCGAGGCTCCTTCTTTTCAGACCAAAGACGTGGTTTTACGGGCTCAAGAAGTGGAGTACTCCCTAAAAGGAAAGGCCTGGTGGGCGAAGAAAGTGAACTTAGAAAGAGGGGATTGGAGAGGCCAGGCGCAGAAGGCTCACTATTCCCCTCTGGAGCAGTACGTACTTCTGGAGGGGAAGGCAGAGGTTTTTAAAGGTGAAAATGTTTTGCGGGGAGAACGCATTCGTCTTGATCTGAATACCGGTCAAGTTCGGATTGAGGGAGACGTGGAGATCAACATCCTTCCGTGA
- the lptB gene encoding LPS export ABC transporter ATP-binding protein: protein MTKNNWQELRGDHLTKEYDKRKVVNEVTVMVRRGEIVGLLGPNGAGKTTTFYMFVGLVQPTGGRVFLDAVELTRLPMYVRARMGLGYLPQEPSVFRRLSVKDNLDLILEMQGLDRMAVRRRREELLEEFGIARLSNSLASSLSGGERRRLEIARALASSPSFLLLDEPFTGIDPIAVEEIQGIVRYLAQKGIGVLITDHAVRETLAITDRAYIIFEGKILVSGTPQEIVQSELSRKYYLGERFNL, encoded by the coding sequence TTGACGAAGAACAATTGGCAGGAGCTACGCGGAGACCATCTTACCAAAGAATACGATAAAAGGAAAGTCGTCAACGAAGTTACTGTTATGGTCCGCCGGGGTGAGATTGTGGGATTGTTGGGACCGAATGGGGCTGGGAAAACCACCACGTTTTACATGTTCGTTGGTTTGGTGCAACCCACCGGTGGAAGGGTTTTTCTTGACGCTGTGGAGTTAACGCGTCTCCCCATGTACGTGAGAGCCAGAATGGGTTTAGGATACCTTCCCCAGGAACCATCGGTTTTTCGGCGGCTTTCAGTGAAGGACAATCTGGATTTGATTCTGGAAATGCAGGGTCTTGATAGGATGGCAGTGAGAAGAAGAAGGGAAGAACTACTGGAGGAGTTCGGCATTGCCCGGTTATCGAATTCGCTGGCCAGTTCACTCTCTGGGGGGGAACGCCGACGTTTGGAAATTGCTCGGGCCCTGGCTTCCTCTCCCTCGTTTCTCTTGCTTGATGAACCTTTTACCGGTATCGATCCCATCGCGGTAGAGGAAATTCAGGGGATTGTACGGTATTTGGCCCAGAAGGGTATTGGGGTTTTGATTACCGACCATGCTGTGCGGGAGACACTGGCGATCACAGATAGGGCATATATTATATTTGAAGGGAAGATTCTGGTCTCCGGAACCCCTCAGGAAATTGTGCAATCTGAACTGAGTCGAAAATATTACCTGGGGGAGCGTTTCAACCTCTAA
- a CDS encoding LptF/LptG family permease — translation MVILDRYIVKQVSFHFLSGVALFVALLSAGDLLFRLAKMWLQQGITGWRVIMIFFYSLPSFLVYVFPMAVLLAILLTVGRMSGDSELVALRAGGISLWRFTMPFLLFAIWVCIGTILLQEGILPYTALKLKDMWKESSVANWLIQENTFFRDLTEGGVERIFYVRNVNVEEALLEGVVVQEYNRGILQRIINADRALNREGKWIFEKGVAYEVNDKGEVERVVRFTREEVKTEEDIQEVLKTQKKPQEMSFVELRDYIAKEKERGQRTERLEVILWQKTAIPFACLVFVLLGTSLGIVSPRAGRALGIGLSVLVVFGYYVLFSVASTLAEGGVFSPILGTWFSNLVGLAAGGTILWWRERK, via the coding sequence ATGGTGATTCTGGATCGCTACATCGTGAAACAGGTGAGTTTCCATTTTCTGTCTGGTGTTGCTCTGTTTGTGGCTCTTTTAAGCGCTGGAGATTTGTTGTTTCGTCTGGCCAAAATGTGGTTACAGCAAGGGATTACTGGATGGAGGGTCATCATGATTTTCTTTTATAGTCTTCCTTCGTTTCTGGTGTACGTCTTTCCTATGGCGGTGCTCTTGGCGATTCTTCTCACTGTCGGGAGGATGTCTGGAGACAGCGAGTTGGTGGCGTTGCGGGCGGGGGGAATCAGTCTGTGGCGATTCACCATGCCTTTCCTCCTTTTTGCCATCTGGGTCTGCATCGGAACAATTTTGCTCCAAGAGGGGATTTTGCCCTATACTGCTCTTAAGCTGAAGGACATGTGGAAAGAAAGTTCTGTTGCGAACTGGCTCATTCAGGAAAATACTTTTTTTCGTGACTTGACTGAGGGTGGTGTGGAGAGGATTTTCTACGTGCGTAACGTCAATGTGGAAGAAGCACTCCTTGAGGGAGTAGTCGTCCAGGAATACAATCGAGGGATTTTGCAACGAATCATTAACGCGGATCGAGCGTTAAACCGGGAAGGAAAATGGATTTTTGAAAAAGGTGTGGCGTATGAAGTGAACGATAAAGGAGAGGTAGAGCGCGTGGTTCGCTTTACACGGGAGGAAGTAAAGACCGAAGAGGACATTCAGGAGGTGCTCAAAACACAGAAGAAACCTCAGGAAATGAGTTTTGTGGAATTGAGGGATTATATTGCAAAAGAGAAGGAGCGAGGACAACGGACTGAGCGCCTGGAGGTTATTCTCTGGCAGAAAACCGCAATTCCTTTTGCTTGTCTTGTTTTTGTCCTTTTGGGGACTTCGCTGGGCATTGTTTCTCCTCGAGCGGGGAGAGCTCTGGGAATTGGTTTAAGTGTTCTAGTGGTTTTTGGATACTATGTCCTGTTTTCTGTGGCGAGCACTCTGGCTGAAGGAGGAGTCTTCTCTCCTATTCTGGGAACCTGGTTCAGTAACCTGGTGGGATTAGCAGCGGGAGGGACAATACTCTGGTGGAGAGAGAGGAAATGA
- a CDS encoding DUF3084 domain-containing protein — protein MDKSGWLLIFSIILLSGIIAYLGDILGRRIGKRKLSLLTLRPRYTAILVSIVTGILIAGTTLAILSIASQDVRTALFGMAELKEKLESLNREALQRNMELEGTKKTISAYQERVAELETREKNLQASKMVLEQNVEELKAQRQTLQEEVQTLQVELDRLRANIMAIRQGEIAFQDEEEILRVVVSPGLQEEKAREYLLSLIARADPIAAGRGAGMDREGRGRIFVLEENLVETVRKIGKSDVPLVVRLVSSLNTLRGEPVIARFVTIENRRVFSSGEVILRKEVEIERRKTRVEIVLGEILRELNVLGIERGVLPQQGKVGSIPALNLTEVTRTLEEKDGKVFIEAVAEGDIFTVGPMRVYLRVKE, from the coding sequence ATGGATAAGAGTGGATGGTTGTTAATTTTTTCCATTATTCTTTTGAGTGGGATCATTGCCTATCTTGGGGACATTCTGGGACGACGGATTGGGAAGCGCAAGTTGTCTTTGTTGACGTTACGTCCTCGGTACACGGCGATTCTGGTGAGCATCGTCACTGGAATTTTGATTGCCGGTACCACTTTGGCGATTTTGAGTATTGCTTCTCAGGATGTGCGGACCGCTCTTTTTGGAATGGCTGAGCTGAAGGAAAAGCTGGAGAGCTTAAACCGCGAGGCTTTGCAAAGGAACATGGAGCTAGAAGGTACCAAGAAGACCATCAGTGCCTACCAGGAAAGAGTGGCTGAATTGGAGACCAGAGAGAAAAACCTGCAGGCTTCCAAGATGGTTCTGGAACAGAATGTGGAGGAACTCAAAGCACAGCGACAGACTTTACAGGAAGAAGTACAAACCCTGCAGGTCGAATTGGATCGACTTCGGGCAAATATTATGGCGATTAGACAGGGAGAAATTGCTTTTCAGGATGAGGAGGAAATTCTTCGGGTGGTGGTTTCGCCGGGGCTTCAGGAAGAAAAAGCCAGAGAATACCTCTTGTCGCTCATTGCCAGGGCGGACCCCATCGCAGCGGGTCGTGGGGCCGGCATGGACCGTGAGGGTCGAGGGAGAATATTTGTTCTGGAAGAAAACCTGGTTGAAACGGTGAGAAAGATTGGGAAAAGTGACGTGCCCCTTGTGGTACGACTGGTTTCTTCGCTCAATACGCTCCGAGGGGAACCGGTGATCGCCCGTTTTGTGACGATTGAAAACCGGAGGGTCTTTTCTTCCGGGGAGGTTATTCTCAGAAAAGAGGTTGAGATTGAGAGGAGGAAAACGAGAGTAGAAATTGTTTTAGGAGAAATTCTTCGAGAGCTCAATGTTTTGGGAATCGAGCGAGGGGTTCTGCCCCAACAGGGGAAAGTTGGTTCAATTCCAGCCCTGAATTTGACCGAAGTGACCAGAACCTTAGAAGAAAAAGACGGGAAGGTGTTTATCGAAGCCGTGGCTGAGGGAGACATCTTTACCGTTGGTCCGATGCGGGTGTACTTACGGGTGAAAGAGTAA